Proteins from a single region of Manis javanica isolate MJ-LG chromosome 5, MJ_LKY, whole genome shotgun sequence:
- the PPDPF gene encoding pancreatic progenitor cell differentiation and proliferation factor, whose protein sequence is MAAIPSSGSLVATHDYYRRRLGSTSSNSSCGSAEYPGEAIPHHPGLPKADPGHWWASFFFGKSTLPFMATVLESPEHSESLQSSSGLTTCDLVQEATRKQPGSQPSKANTGAPS, encoded by the exons ATGGCAGCCATCCCCTCCAGCGGCTCCCTCGTGGCCACCCACGACTATTACCGGC GCCGCCTGGGTTCCACTTCCAGTAACAGCTCCTGCGGAAGTGCCGAGTATCCTGGGGAGGCCATCCCCCACCACCCCG GTCTCCCCAAGGCTGACCCGGGTCACTGGTGGGCAAGCTTCTTTTTCGGGAAGTCCACTCTCCCATTCATGGCCACCGTGTTGGAGTCCCCAGAACA CTCGGAGTCTCTCCAGTCCTCCAGTGGCCTGACCACCTGTGACCTGGTTCAGGAAGCCACAAGGAAGCAGCCTGGCAGCCAGCCCAGCAAAGCCAACACGGGGGCCCCATCCTAA
- the EEF1A2 gene encoding elongation factor 1-alpha 2, which produces MGKEKTHINIVVIGHVDSGKSTTTGHLIYKCGGIDKRTIEKFEKEAAEMGKGSFKYAWVLDKLKAERERGITIDISLWKFETTKYYITIIDAPGHRDFIKNMITGTSQADCAVLIVAAGVGEFEAGISKNGQTREHALLAYTLGVKQLVVGVNKMDSTEPAYSERRYDEIVKEVSAYIKKIGYNPATVPFVPISGWHGDNMLEPSPNMPWFKGWKVERKEGNASGVSLLEALDTILPPTRPTDKPLRLPLQDVYKIGGIGTVPVGRVETGILRPGMVVTFAPVNITTEVKSVEMHHEALSEALPGDNVGFNVKNVSVKDIRRGNVCGDSKSDPPQEAAQFTSQVIILNHPGQISAGYSPVIDCHTAHIACKFAELKEKIDRRSGKKLEDNPKSLKSGDAAIVEMVPGKPMCVESFSQYPPLGRFAVRDMRQTVAVGVIKNVEKKSGGAGKVTKSAQKAQKAGK; this is translated from the exons ATGGGCAAGGAGAAGACCCACATCAACATCGTGGTCATTGGCCACGTGGACTCGGGCAAGTCCACCACCACTGGCCACCTCATCTATAAATGTGGGGGCATCGACAAGAGGACCATCGAGAAATTTGAGAAGGAGGCAGCCGAG ATGGGGAAGGGCTCCTTCAAGTACGCCTGGGTGCTGGATAAGCTGAAGGCCGAGCGGGAGCGCGGCATCACCATCGACATCTCCCTCTGGAAGTTCGAGACCACCAAGTACTACATCACCATCATCGATGCTCCAGGCCACCGAGACTTCATCAAGAACATGATCACTGGCACATCCCAG GCGGACTGTGCTGTGCTGATCGTGGCGGCAGGAGTGGGCGAGTTCGAGGCGGGTATCTCCAAGAACGGGCAGACACGGGAGCATGCGCTGCTGGCCTACACGCTGGGCGTGAAGCAGCTCGTGGTAGGGGTCAACAAGATGGACTCCACAGAGCCTGCCTACAGCGAGAGGCGCTACGATGAGATCGTCAAGGAGGTCAGCGCCTACATCAAGAAGATCGGCTACAACCCGGCCACCGTGCCCTTCGTGCCCATCTCGGGTTGGCACGGTGACAACATGCTGGAGCCCTCTCCCAAC ATGCCATGGTTCAAGGGCTGGAAAGTGGAGCGCAAAGAAGGGAATGCTAGCGGCGTGTCCCTGCTGGAGGCCCTGGACACAATCCTGCCCCCCACACGCCCCACGGACAAGCCCCTACGCCTGCCGCTGCAGGACGTGTACAAGATTGGTG GCATTGGCACTGTGCCTGTGGGCAGAGTGGAGACGGGCATCCTCCGGCCCGGCATGGTGGTGACCTTTGCGCCCGTGAACATCACCACAGAGGTGAAGTCCGTGGAGATGCACCACGAGGCCCTGAGCGAGGCCCTGCCAGGCGACAACGTCGGCTTCAATGTGAAGAACGTGTCAGTCAAAGACATCCGCAGGGGCAATGTGTGTGGGGACAGCAAGTCCGACCCGCCCCAGGAGGCTGCCCAGTTCACCTCCCAG GTCATTATCCTGAACCACCCGGGGCAGATCAGCGCTGGCTACTCGCCCGTCATTGACTGCCATACAGCCCACATCGCCTGCAAGTTTGCCGAGCTGAAGGAGAAGATTGACCGGCGCTCTGGCAAGAAGCTGGAGGACAACCCCAAGTCCCTGAAGTCGGGCGATGCAGCCATTGTGGAGATGGTCCCAGGAAAGCCTATGTGTGTGGAGAGCTTCTCCCAGTACCCACCTCTTG GCCGCTTCGCCGTGCGGGACATGCGGCAGACGgtggccgtgggcgtcatcaagAACGTGGAGAAGAAGAGCGGCGGCGCCGGCAAGGTCACCAAGTCGGCGCAGAAGGCGCAGAAGGCGGGCAAGTGA